One genomic segment of Gadus chalcogrammus isolate NIFS_2021 chromosome 3, NIFS_Gcha_1.0, whole genome shotgun sequence includes these proteins:
- the adra2a gene encoding alpha-2A adrenergic receptor, whose protein sequence is MAVLDNETTNGTLPVRAPYSLHISVFLTALVGMLILLTVFGNVLVVIAVFTSRALRAPQNLFLVSLASADILVATLVMPFSLSNELLGYWYFGKVWCEIYLALDVLFCTASIAHLCAISLDRYWSITQAIEYNLKRTPRRIKCIVVVVWVIAAVISFPPLIGLEKESDKEEGPVCSINEEKWYIIASSIGSFFLPCVIMVLVYVRIYQIAKRRTRAPPGNKRGPREMQAIKPAAASERKKNGIGGGGGGAVAHDDGGGGGNKGGAGEPLCHGKLNGGPGMAVAAAADGGEARGGEEDEEGEEGENNGMDLEESSSSDHKVSRPCSRKSSGKTKLSQVKPGEGGEGAGPPRARRQSTKGSRWKGRQNREKRFTFVLAVVIGVFVVCWFPFFFTYTLRALCDSCSVPITLFKFFFWFGYCNSALNPIIYTIFNNDFRRSFKKILCRGDRRRYV, encoded by the exons ATGGCAGTGTTGGACAACGAGACCACCAACGGGACCCTCCCGGTCCGTGCGCCCTACAGCCTGCACATCTCCGTGTTCCTCACCGCGCTGGTGGGCATGCTGATCCTGCTCACCGTGTTCGGCAACGTGCTGGTGGTCATCGCCGTGTTCACCAGCCGCGCCCTGCGGGCCCCGCAGAACCTCTTCCTGGTGTCGCTGGCGTCGGCCGACATCCTGGTGGCCACGCTGGTCATGCCCTTCTCCCTGTCCAACGAGCTGCTGGGCTACTGGTACTTTGGCAAGGTGTGGTGCGAGATCTACCTGGCGCTGGACGTGCTCTTCTGCACCGCCTCCATCGCCCACCTCTGCGCCATCAGCCTGGACCGCTACTGGTCCATCACGCAGGCCATCGAGTACAACCTGAAGCGCACGCCGCGCCGCATCAAGTGcatcgtggtggtggtgtgggtgatCGCCGCCGTGATCTCCTTCCCGCCGCTCATCGGCCTGGAGAAGGAGTCGGACAAGGAGGAGGGCCCCGTGTGCAGCATCAACGAGGAGAAGTGGTACATCATCGCCTCCAGCATCGGCTCCTTCTTCCTGCCCTGCGTCATCATGGTGCTGGTCTACGTGCGCATCTACCAGATCGCCAAGCGCCGCACGCGGGCGCCGCCCGGGAACAAGCGGGGGCCGCGGGAGATGCAGGCCATCAAGCCCGCTGCCGCGTCCGAGCGCAAGAAGAACGGcattggaggaggaggcggcggcgcgGTCGCCCatgacgacggcggcggcggcggcaatAAAGGGGGTGCCGGCGAGCCGCTCTGCCACGGGAAGCTCAACGGCGGGCCAGggatggcggtggcggcggcggcggacgggggggaggcgaggggaggggaggaggacgaggagggggaggagggggagaacaaCGGCATGGACCTGGAGGAGTCGTCGTCCTCCGACCACAAGGTGAGCCGGCCCTGCTCCCGCAAGTCCTCGGGGAAGACCAAGCTGAGCCAGGTCaagccgggggaggggggggagggggcgggcccGCCG cgcGCCCGCCGCCAGAGCACCAAGGGCAGCCGCTGGAAGGGGCGGCAGAACCGCGAGAAGCGCTTCACCTTCGTGCTGGCGGTGGTGATCGGCGTGTTCGTGGTGTGCTGGTTCCCCTTCTTCTTCACGTACACGCTGAGGGCGCTGTGCGACAGCTGCTCGGTGCCAATCACCCTCTTCAAGTTCTTCTTCTGGTTCGGCTACTGCAACAGCGCGCTGAACCCCATCATCTATACCATCTTCAACAACGACTTCCGCCGCTCCTTCAAGAAGATCCTGTGTCGCGGGGACCGCAGGAGATACGTATGA